One genomic segment of bacterium includes these proteins:
- a CDS encoding nucleotidyltransferase has translation MNVKKLLQLLAEHKVKFIVIGAWAFPAYGYTRNTIDIDIFFEPTRANVSRIVKALAEFGYDGIEELSKVELLNKKTLFRQYIMDTDIHPFVKGVSFEELWKSKKRVEIEKIKVYVPSLEHLIKMKKAAGRKKDLADLEFLKEIRKQIKKKK, from the coding sequence ATGAACGTAAAAAAGCTCCTTCAATTATTAGCAGAACATAAAGTAAAATTCATTGTAATTGGAGCTTGGGCATTCCCAGCATATGGATATACAAGAAACACCATTGACATCGATATTTTCTTTGAACCTACTAGAGCAAATGTAAGCCGCATAGTTAAGGCACTTGCTGAATTTGGATATGATGGCATTGAGGAGCTATCGAAGGTAGAGCTTTTAAATAAAAAAACACTCTTCAGACAATATATTATGGATACTGATATTCACCCGTTCGTTAAGGGGGTTTCATTTGAAGAACTATGGAAATCAAAAAAAAGGGTCGAGATAGAAAAAATAAAGGTTTATGTTCCTTCACTTGAACATTTAATAAAAATGAAAAAGGCTGCCGGACGAAAAAAAGACTTGGCGGATCTAGAATTCCTGAAAGAAATCAGAAAGCAAATAAAAAAGAAGAAATAA
- the gyrB gene encoding DNA topoisomerase (ATP-hydrolyzing) subunit B, whose translation MTKASKQVEYSAKNINVLKGLEAVRKRPAMYIGDVSSRGLHHLVNEVVDNSIDEALAGYCDMIEVTINKDGSASVTDNGRGIPVDMHPVEKRSALEVVMTVLHAGGKFDKSSYKVSGGLHGVGVSVVNALSEWLKVEVMRDGKTYFQEYKRGIPVKPVKEIGKTKRGERGTKTTFFPDPEIFKVTEFRFDILAERMRELAYLNKNISIKIKDERNGGEEETFHFKGGLIEFVKYLDSSRQALHKTVYIEGEKDNTPVEIAFQYTDGYSENIFSYVNNINTHEGGTHLVGFKTALTRTLNNYAYKNGLIKEGKISLTGDDFREGLTGVISVKVAEPQFEGQTKTKLGNSETKSAVETLVGEKLAEFLEENPPVGRKIIEKCMRAAEAREAARKARDLARRKNALDNMNLPGKLADCSITDPEHCEIYIVEGDSAGGSAKQGRDRKFQAILPLRGKILNVEKAKLNKILENNEIRAIISAVGAGLGAEFDHSQSRYGKIILMTDADVDGSHIRTLLLTFLYRHMKELITSGKVYIAQPPLYKIKKGKEEFYAYDEKERDQILKRLKINGKEKKEVEEKEAESEETTEEKEIKGVVISRYKGLGEMNPEQLWETTMNPETRTILQVTLESAANADKIFETLMGDEVEPRKEFIEKHAKYANLDI comes from the coding sequence ATGACCAAAGCAAGCAAGCAAGTTGAATACAGCGCTAAAAACATAAATGTTCTCAAGGGTCTCGAAGCCGTTCGAAAAAGACCCGCAATGTATATCGGTGATGTCAGCAGCCGCGGACTTCATCATCTCGTGAACGAAGTTGTTGATAATAGTATTGATGAAGCATTGGCAGGATACTGTGATATGATCGAAGTTACAATAAATAAAGACGGATCAGCGTCTGTTACCGATAACGGAAGAGGAATTCCTGTTGATATGCACCCGGTTGAAAAACGGTCAGCACTGGAAGTTGTAATGACGGTTCTTCATGCCGGCGGCAAATTTGATAAAAGCTCATACAAAGTATCGGGAGGGTTACACGGCGTTGGCGTTTCGGTTGTTAACGCTTTATCAGAATGGCTGAAAGTTGAAGTTATGAGAGATGGCAAAACATATTTTCAGGAATACAAAAGAGGAATTCCGGTTAAACCCGTAAAGGAAATTGGAAAAACTAAACGCGGGGAACGAGGAACAAAAACAACTTTCTTCCCGGATCCCGAAATATTTAAGGTAACAGAGTTTCGTTTTGATATTCTTGCAGAAAGAATGCGAGAGCTTGCGTATCTGAACAAGAACATCAGTATAAAAATTAAAGATGAGAGAAACGGGGGCGAAGAAGAAACGTTTCACTTTAAAGGCGGGCTGATAGAATTCGTTAAGTATCTTGACTCATCAAGACAGGCGCTTCATAAAACAGTGTATATCGAGGGAGAAAAGGACAACACACCGGTCGAAATAGCTTTTCAATATACCGACGGATACTCGGAAAACATTTTCTCTTATGTCAACAATATCAACACCCACGAAGGCGGAACGCACCTGGTTGGTTTTAAAACCGCACTTACAAGAACACTCAATAATTATGCTTATAAAAACGGACTAATAAAAGAAGGGAAGATTTCTTTAACAGGCGATGATTTCAGAGAAGGATTAACAGGGGTCATTTCAGTTAAAGTTGCTGAGCCGCAGTTTGAGGGGCAAACAAAAACAAAACTAGGAAACAGCGAAACAAAATCTGCAGTCGAAACACTGGTCGGGGAAAAACTCGCCGAGTTTTTAGAAGAAAATCCTCCCGTCGGAAGAAAAATTATTGAAAAGTGTATGCGTGCCGCAGAAGCTCGTGAAGCAGCAAGAAAAGCACGCGACCTTGCCAGAAGAAAAAATGCACTCGACAATATGAATCTACCCGGAAAGCTTGCCGATTGCAGCATAACTGATCCAGAGCATTGTGAAATTTATATCGTAGAAGGTGATTCCGCCGGTGGCTCCGCAAAACAAGGAAGAGACAGGAAGTTTCAGGCAATTCTTCCTTTGAGAGGAAAAATACTGAATGTTGAAAAAGCAAAGCTGAACAAGATTCTCGAGAATAATGAAATTAGAGCGATCATCTCTGCGGTAGGTGCTGGACTTGGTGCAGAGTTCGATCATTCGCAATCAAGATATGGAAAAATAATTTTAATGACCGATGCCGACGTTGATGGAAGTCATATCAGAACGCTTCTTCTAACTTTCCTTTACAGACACATGAAAGAGCTTATAACGTCCGGAAAGGTATATATTGCTCAACCTCCGCTTTATAAAATTAAAAAAGGAAAAGAAGAATTTTATGCTTACGACGAGAAAGAAAGAGACCAAATTCTAAAAAGACTAAAAATAAACGGTAAAGAAAAAAAGGAAGTCGAGGAGAAAGAAGCGGAATCAGAAGAAACGACAGAGGAAAAAGAAATAAAAGGCGTTGTGATTTCACGTTATAAAGGTCTCGGAGAAATGAATCCGGAACAGCTATGGGAAACAACAATGAATCCGGAAACAAGAACAATTCTCCAGGTTACACTTGAAAGCGCCGCAAATGCAGATAAAATTTTTGAAACCCTTATGGGCGACGAGGTAGAACCAAGAAAAGAGTTCATTGAAAAGCACGCGAAGTATGCAAATCTTGATATTTAA
- a CDS encoding DUF721 domain-containing protein, translated as MRSGFRSLKDVFMKERSLANVREIVHSSDVIVHFFEIFPNLEKIAVPLSCEKKILKLKIENPAWRNELKFKESEIVESINKHFKEQRVIQIRFIG; from the coding sequence ATGCGTAGTGGATTCAGAAGTTTAAAAGATGTTTTTATGAAGGAAAGATCACTCGCAAATGTTCGGGAGATAGTTCATTCTTCAGATGTGATTGTACATTTCTTTGAAATTTTTCCAAATTTGGAAAAGATTGCCGTTCCATTATCTTGCGAAAAAAAAATCCTGAAATTAAAAATAGAAAATCCAGCATGGAGAAACGAGCTAAAGTTCAAGGAAAGCGAAATAGTAGAAAGCATTAATAAACATTTTAAAGAACAAAGAGTAATTCAAATAAGATTTATCGGATAA
- a CDS encoding DNA replication/repair protein RecF — protein sequence MPLSSISLRNIRKHTETKIEFSDKLNYIVGGNGVGKTTILEAIHYLCTTKSCVTSSDSESVRLGEPGFLIEGHFTGITEDKTRVSFSIGENKKNYMLNEKQINKFSDVIGKFPVVLLSPVDHFITQGYSADRRKFVDSVISQSSRTYLNLLIEYNRTLKQRAFLLNRIREGSKNDFEELNAWNENLISTGIEIIKHRAEFVKDFESYVKSSYKKILPGKEEPEIQYFYLDGKYTEIEQRYFSDLLAQRRDEELRRGMNLVGPHKDDFIFTINGISLRSYGSQGQHKTFQTILRFAEYFYLKKKTGKSPLFLLDDVFGELDAERAAKISRYLEDVGQAFITLTDFGNFSFLKMGTGSKIIKLSETGSVSYA from the coding sequence ATGCCTTTATCCTCTATTAGCCTGAGAAATATTAGAAAGCACACCGAAACCAAAATTGAATTTTCTGATAAACTTAACTACATAGTTGGTGGAAACGGTGTTGGTAAAACAACAATTCTGGAAGCAATTCATTATTTGTGTACGACGAAAAGCTGTGTTACATCATCTGACTCAGAATCCGTAAGATTAGGAGAGCCCGGATTTTTAATAGAGGGCCACTTTACCGGTATTACAGAAGATAAGACCAGAGTATCTTTTTCTATAGGCGAGAACAAAAAAAATTATATGTTGAACGAAAAGCAAATTAATAAATTTTCAGATGTCATTGGAAAATTTCCCGTGGTTTTGCTCTCTCCTGTAGATCATTTTATAACACAAGGATATTCTGCCGATAGAAGAAAGTTTGTTGACTCTGTTATTTCGCAATCAAGTCGAACGTATCTAAACCTGCTGATTGAGTATAATAGAACACTTAAACAACGCGCTTTTCTTTTAAATAGAATTAGAGAAGGAAGCAAGAATGATTTTGAGGAACTTAACGCCTGGAACGAAAACCTCATATCAACCGGTATTGAAATTATTAAGCACAGGGCAGAGTTTGTTAAAGATTTTGAATCGTACGTGAAATCATCATATAAGAAAATTCTTCCCGGAAAAGAAGAACCGGAAATTCAATATTTTTATCTTGATGGAAAATATACCGAGATAGAACAAAGATATTTTTCAGATTTGCTGGCACAAAGAAGAGATGAAGAATTACGCAGGGGCATGAACCTTGTTGGTCCGCACAAAGACGATTTCATTTTTACCATTAATGGAATCAGTCTCAGAAGCTATGGATCACAAGGCCAGCATAAAACATTTCAAACGATATTAAGATTTGCCGAATATTTTTACTTAAAAAAGAAAACAGGAAAATCCCCCCTGTTTCTCCTCGATGATGTTTTCGGAGAGTTAGATGCGGAACGGGCTGCAAAAATAAGTAGATATCTGGAAGATGTCGGGCAGGCGTTTATAACCTTAACAGACTTCGGAAATTTTTCTTTTTTGAAAATGGGAACGGGCAGCAAAATTATTAAACTGTCTGAAACTGGAAGCGTTTCTTATGCGTAG